Genomic window (Cardiocondyla obscurior isolate alpha-2009 linkage group LG06, Cobs3.1, whole genome shotgun sequence):
CGTTCTATTAGCAAAagagtttataaaaaatacattattattagcagtgtaattgcgaataattaatttacagtaaataaatttgtaaaataaggTGTAGTATTATCAGGACATTAGATTAAAAGTATGaaatcatatatttattttattaatattttttttctagaacgtaacatataaaaaaaaattaatgcacgATGTACATACTTTGTACGACTGTAAGACACAAGGAAAAATTCTTTACGATGTCAGTCGATTTCCttcagtattaaaattttttcccgAAACGCTTTACAAcatataatttgtttataaaagCCCGACGTTGTAATTGAGCGCAATTAAAGTCTTTGTAATTTGAATTCATGTAAAATAAGAACTCtgttgattattaataaattatggcTGTTTTTCTAAATCTATAATTACACActatctaataattaatatatatcgtAATAGAACGACATCGTGAAATAATATGATACATAATTAATGAATCAAGACAATAATGAATATACCAGGCACTCAGTTATGAGTAATATGCGTAACGTACTATCCGGAAAGTAGGTACGTGTAAGCTCGAAAGAATGCACCGAACTCTcttacttaaaaaaagaaaaatatattttacacgaaATTTTTCCGTTAGCGATATCTTTCGTTGAACTTAGTGTTTCTGATAAGTTCTGTAATAAGCACGTCGAAGCTTGACAGTAACACACGGAAATAACTGAACTTAGTAgcgtgataaaaaattattttttctattctttctgtggaaataaatattttaaaaataaaaataaaaattatattatttgaaacatGTTATTGCTtcttattaagtaattttttaatgtaaaattctgcttattttcaattcaattttaaatatataattaaacctTTATGTGTAAGTAGAATTAATCATTCAGGTTGTTTGGTTTTACCTGGATTTGTAAgacgtacttttttttaagacggGTTGAAATGTTAGTGAATTATGTTACAAGCGGTAACTAGAATTCTACGTCACTTTGCTGCATTATTAATCATTCAAGCTCGTGCTGATGTGATGAAAGGGGGAGAATCCAAGATAATAAGATAACGTTCATTTTCCTATTGTGCCTCAATCTTCCCATTACTACAATAGATGCAAccaatcaaattttttataaggtTAGAGAAAATTTAGAGAGGTCTAGTATTGTTTCTTATTTATAAGAACGTTCGTACAGTGTTAAAAGTGCAATAATCTATACAACGgcttttcctcttttattttaactgtAACGTAaacagttatttaattaaaattcacggATTTacattcaaataaaaaaaaaataaccgcattaaaaacgttattttcCAGAATATGACACATATTTTCGCCTACACGTAAAACAAACTCAGAcgtttaaacattaatattaaaaatgcgtTACGACCTTTTTCAATGTAATATTTGATATACATAAagtttatgttttatttatacgcaTAACCGGTTTCTGACGAGTTTGAGATATCTTGgcaaataacatttaattaaaatgcattaaaaatatctttacgcGTTTCAAAGTGTCTTTAATCGTTCGAGTAACAAAATCATGaagataagattttttttcttttttctgttaacGAGAccagttttataattttatttagttatctTATCAAAGTTCTCGAtaactattttaaaatacctTTTTGTGGTTAACAGTTAATAATCTATCGCTATTATAGCTGTAACGTCAGCTTATGCGCAACCGTGCTTGTTCATTGCTTAACGACTACGTCAGTTACATATCTAAACTCATGCATCGACTGGACATTCACGCACTTTCActaaagcaatataaaaaattacaaaagagAGTCAGCTAAATTCTTTAATAGATTTTTCGCGCTGTCTTACGACAGCAAATCGTTTCACTTGCACTTGCGTGTCGTcggaatttaaaataagtaaaaattaattaattaaatttactattTGATCGCGTTAGAAtcaggaaaaaagaaaaagaaaatgtgaattaaatattttattatttaatattatacaaagtAAACGTAAACGCATATGTATACAATATTCATGATTATcctcctccctttttttttatatctgtttACTCggttttttcctatttttgtGACCGTAAAAATAGATCCTGTTTTCCGCATGGTAAATCAATCGTGCGAATCGCCCGCTAGGGTCGATTTTATCTTGACTGGTTACGACAACGTGCGTTAGGTAGATTTCGCATGTTACGCAATCTTGATTGACCGTTTGATCGCGTCAAGTGACCATAACAATAACCGTATCCATACTGGCTGGCCATCCTATACAGCCAGGCATAACCCCCGAGCATTTTACCATCTTAATCTGTCACATCCGCGGTATCCTTTACCCCTCTATTGTACGGCATGCGCTTACCCGTGTACCGGAAATTTTACTTGTCCAAGGCATTTCGCAACTGTGCGACAACAATAGCGTGTTTTGCGGGAGCGTAAACTCCAGATATTAattagagaataaaaaaaaaaggcgacgctattcgctcgctcgctcgctcaaTGTCGGCGGCACGTTTTTCGCCGGCttgagattaattaatttgtgatttttctcgcgcgaccTCTAAGAGGTAATAAATTGGGCTCGGTGAAGTTATCGAAAGGCCGCGCGATTGTttggcaattaattaaaaatgttaagaaaTAGCACACTTACACATTCACtttgttaattgtaaaatattttgaaataatcttGGTTTAGCCTGGCCTTGTATTACGTGTGAGAACGGCACGCGCGTTCTTATTTACAAAGAGTCACCGCGCATAAAGTCTAGCCGGCGGGTAATACCATTATTTCATACGTCGTAGCGTATCCATTTCTTGAAACCCGATTACTTTTGATGAATGGCAAGTAATTATCGCCGGTCTCGGCCGGTTAACTGACTCTCGGGATTAATGATTGGATACGGTTATCGTCCGATTGCTCGGATTGAAGTGGATACGATGATTCAAAGCGATGAAAAGAGCTCAGCACCTGTGATAGGAGGGTCATTAACCTAATTTTaacgatgtaaaatttatacgtgCCCAATAtcggcgatttaattaaaatcgtagcCGTCGCATTGTAATCACTTCAGGAGTATCGTGTAAAGTATCACGCGcgattcaataattaatacataatacATAAACGTGTTCTTAGCGTGTTATGTTGCCATGGGCAACAttcgcgcaattaatttcgctATAAATGGACGATGTGAGAAATTATTCTCATTGTAAATGAAGTTCGCGACTTCTTCTTCAAGGTGCTTCCTTATTTACTTTACGTGTTAATCTTGATTAAATTCTTAGTTCCGTTTAATCGGATCAATTATCCGTTTTACGTGACGGGGTtatcgtttccttttttttttatttttttttttttatttagattaacatcttttgaattaattttttttttttaataaaaataaaattatattgaaaaatagcgcgcgcgtagcacgcgcatggtttgttctagtagctaaaataattaatattttattacaatttataacaGAGCATTGATAAATGTtatagtaaattttttaatggctaaaaaaacatgttaattaagaaacaaaataacaaatatgtatttgcattatatatattctattattttaaagcaagTTTCTATCGCCTGCTAAAagtgttttcttttattcactATTCATGCGACTTATCATTTTCAATGCATTCCGTATTAAACACTTTTCTCGGATACGGTGCTTCTCTCGCTGTCTCTTCTCTGCGGAGAGCGCAGTGCTCGTTGATTACGGGTGGTTATGGTTGTGGGTAATTCTCTATCGCTACCCATTCTTCTTAAACTAGTATCtctattcaaataatttttattctttgtaCCTCTCGGCTCCCTTATGTTCGCGTAGATAAGGTAAATGGCTAGAATTCCAACCAGAAACATCGCGATTCCCACGCCGCTCACTGTGAATACCTGGCAACGTGGAAAATAGCTtgcgtttacttttttttttttattttcgactttttttctaatatacaTACAACACATAAATgaggaatttaaaattaatttcccaaAAAACTATTTCTCAGTTTAACAATAATATTTGTAGCGCGTGTTTCTTTAAGTATACGGCCACGAAAAGGCAAGAAAGGCTATTGATTTTATAACGTCAATTTATaaagctttttcttttattaaaaaatttattaaaaatatattaaaaatcctCACCGTCGTCCACCACTCCTCGTTATCATCCATTCCCGAAACCAGAATTTCTTTCGTCTCGCTGACCTTTTCGTCTAGCGTTTTAATCTCTTTGACGGCTGTGGCGCATCCCGAGCGCGATTCATTTTCTCCTTTCAAAAGTTCTCTAAACATATACGACACGTTGTCGTTGCCTTCTGGCGCTCGGTGACTTTTCTCGGCTTCATCCGTAATGTCCTCCTTCTCGTTCGGTATACTTTCACCCCAATAAACTTGCGTTCTATTCTGGCGAGCTATTATGCCACCCAAGCGCTTTAGATTACCagacttcttttttataaacagATCGAGAAACTTTGGTGCCGCTTCCGATTCCGCATTGTGCGTTTTTAACACGTTTGACACCATATGATCCCAATCCGAAGGATTTATTTGATTCTTACACTTTTTGTTCTTACtgcaacgtaataaataatttaattttgcgcaattaataaaacgtttatcGTATAAATGATGACATATTCATATGTACAGAACAGTGTTCTAGTTTCTTAAACCACATCTCGTAAACGACATAACCCATTAGATAATTATGCAGAATTAACTGATTTGAAATTAGGAATTTATACAGTTGAATATATTTCtgttaaattgtaaataattatatttcactAGCGACAggtattgaattaattttttttgttacgtttCGATAGATAAGATAATTGTATTGTTTAGTAAAAATTTCGTTACACTCACCATAACGCTTTTAAAGCTCTCACGTAAATGTCTATGGCATTTTCTAACCATCTGACTTGCTTTAATTCCTTGGCATCGTAACGTTCAAAATGGTTTTCAGGCGCCCACCACTGCGAATTCTTGACCCTCCATTCGAGATTGTCGATTACATTTCTGTtaacaaaagaatttaatatggAACGCTTTcctacatgttttttttttttttttttttttttttgttaaattgataaatttagtTATCGAgtaatataattgattttatcgaGAATTTTTTAGACATCtgtaattgttttaattttaataacaatatttaattagttttatttaagaaaaattaagttgtAATGAGAAATTTATTAGACAGGTGATATGCATCTTTCGTATCAACAATAGTCTTTCTTTGTAGAACAAAGtattcgcgataataattcaCAGTGAGAGATTTTTTGCGTTGATTTAAGGATGACCTCGACGCGACTATTATTCCGGAGAGTGAAACGTTAAAGtgctgggaaaaaaaaaaaaaaagtgaggaTATCAGCAATTCACCGCGATTTATCTAGGATCCTTAACCTCGATTAAGCCTGGCATTCGACGGAAGTAGAAATCGTGATTTCAGTCGTGTGTTTATCGGTATTTTAGTCGCGTAATCGGCACGACGCGAGTTtagtgtaaaattaatttatcacgcaATTACCATTAAATATCACTGACGATTGAAGTAATAGTAAGGTTTCGAAATAATAACGGGACGtacgtgcattttttttttttttctacttcaCTCGCGGtgagatttatttaatgtacgGAAAATAACCTTCCATCTTCGATCACTCTGCTTCTATGTAATCAATAATTCATTAACGTGATGCACGTAACTTTGCCGAAGAGTTTGtgattaataatgaaataagtaGCCAGATGCACCACATCgcctttaaattattaacgattaCTTTGGGCTGTCTCTTACTCAAGATCACGATCTTTAAAGATACGTATAAGTACGAAATTTTCAAttgtgcaaataaattttgtaaaaaaaaagaaaaaaaaattaataattatttgtaattaccTGGAATCTTCTAAAAGCAGTATGGTGTTAGTTGAATTTAtacgatttaaataatctcTTAAATTTCCTTCGCTGACGATTAATATAGCTGAATTTTTAGCTTCGTTAAAGAATTTCTCTTCTGGTTTTCCAATGTATACGATATGTGAGGaataatctaaataaatatattaaattattaaaaatatttttcggaaTTTGCTTcatattattatcaaattttgCTAAAGTAAAATTTCTTACGTCGAAAAAATAAGAACACAATTTCGTACCTTTTTTATCATTGTTAttatcatcattatcatcatcgtGAATTATAACACATAAATTGTTCGTTATTGCACTTATCGTTAGCTTTTTTGCAACATTTTGTATGTCATCATCGTTCTCAGCATCACTGTTAGCTATTAATGTGAAGGATTTCCAGTCTAAGAtttctatcatttttaatatcccctacaaaaaaaagaataatttattattacgcgtTTCGATTGTTCGTGCTAAAATATCGTCTCTGAGCATatgatatttatttgaaaaaattagtACAAATTAAGAAGCATAAAAATAAGgattctaataataattaagtagaCGTACGATTAATTTGCATGCATTTAACTCAAGAACGTCTATATACACGTGGATTTCTGCTAATGAAACCAAGTAACTGGATAAATACCgagatcgtttttttttttctctgcagTTAgcatagatatatatatgctcgtactattaaattacattcgaTCGATAATGCTATCGCTAATACGGTGCAATCTTATATCGTCGTTTATTCTAGAGaatacattatataattttttataattagtaattataatttacgacATAATGAAGAATTATACTATATagctatttctctttctctttctgcattgcatacatttaattttcaaaactttgTTTTGTAAAACATgttgtattataaattgtattatatgtgcgacatatatttaatttataatacagcaaaattagaattaacTGCATACAAAAGCGATAAATACACCCTAATTAAAAGCAACACTTTCAAATGCTTGCGTAAGCAATGAACTGCATTATTATTGCATATcgcatgtatacatatattatgcaAACGTTATGATGATCTCAACACCACAATTAgctactttaattaaaataatgatttcttttgtgattgataaaattaagtattttaagGCTTTCGATGCGTAACAAGCTTGATGGTATCGAGTAAtatttatagatatatttgctgattaattaatattaactacCTGCACTAATAATGAATTAGATTCCTCCGTTAAAGTGTGCAAGTATGGAGAAGTCGATGGTTTCTTAATAATATGCGGCACCTTTAACATCGAAGTCACTTTATGTATCGCTTCGACGTTGGTTATGGTGTCTGGTCCGATAATTCCTACATAATTACGAAACATAAATCAATTGACAGCATAATCTAAGTACCTAGGAAACACGAACTTCGTGTTTGTACGCGAGCGTAATTTTCGTCCCGTATTTCAGTTtatgaaatacattttgttaattaatttattagcttTTGGAAATTAGTGTCAATCGTTGAAAGCGTTAGGACGTCGATCTTACCTAGATAATGAGGTGGATGTAAACAGTTGACACCCGCCCATACTAAAGCTTTCATAACCGCTTTCAGAGCGCCTGTTACACTTCCGCACGTGTCCAAAATGGTGATTTCTGTAAACAATTtatctcgttaattttttttttttttttttttaattgaattactacattttcttttgtgTTAGGATTACTGTCGAGAGAATTATTCAGTATAGTAATATCAGAACATGTGGAGTATTTGATCGAGACTGGtcattctatttttattttgatttaccGATTTTGAATCCGTCGGTTTTATTATTCTGAATTCCTGCGAAGAGTTTCGCGGCCTCGTAAAGCATTACGTTTTTTGTCGATAATTTTGTACATGATGGATCGTCGTGCACACttgttaaaaatgaaatttgcaCGGTTTCGCCACATTCCGTGCGTGCGCCGCAGGTGCACGCGGCGATCACCACGAGAATTATGCACCAGGTTCGTGAAACTCCCATGTGTGCTTCGACTAGGAAGCAGGGTAATATAAATTCGATCGATTCGTGTGAGctcttcaaaattaaaatccgcgAGTGTTCTTTTATGattcctttttattatactaaaatatattagcGCTAATAccgataatataaaaattcattacGCAGATGTTTTTGTCGCTGCATGATTCACTGATTTTAtcaagtaattataaaattatatttattaacttaaCCACTTGTAAtacaattattgttaataattgcCACTTAGATGAcgattattcttttattttttttttaagttaatacTAAAAAACACAGTTATTTCTTCGTAGACATATATTTATAggcatattatattttacgtaaagaaaataaaattaataaaataaagtaatttactatgtaatttctttttttaacgtattacAGTGCAAAATTTCTCGTGGCAAAGTTTACTGAATTATTCGGCTCAAGTGCAGTCTCTGATATTGAATTCCGGAAGCTTTATAAGGTTACCAATGCGATATACTTTATGTGAATTTGTAAGGTTTTGAACGTATTCTTATGCAACAGATGCTCTCAAAATCGATCATTTAAAATCACTAGAAACGGATgaggttaataaatattacaaattcttAGTCGTAACTGCTtaggaaatttatttgcatgaATAAATTCTTACAAATTTAACAtagtacaattttataatacaatatatgtCTAATACACTTCTGggatgatatatattttttaataaatgtacaaagtagtcggtaaaaaatattccttagaaatatatttaaaaaatataaaaattaattttaaattttgttttacattttttacttttttttataaaaatttgttacaataattttctattgattatttttatttgagaacCACTTAATACATAAGCTTCTTAATATTGCAAGTTGGGTTGTTAGGAAAAAtcctattttatttctgttataTCATTTATctgcttttttatttcttttttttttacgtaattgttatataacataaatatatgtacgtatataaatcTTTACAGGtgttgttttaatataataactgACAGTAATTGCTCatcatttattatatcttcTGTCGcatataatgttaaatactTGTTATTCTTTTACAACtaataattagttattaatatatcacatttgtaaaaaaataattacgttgattataaaaatgtacaaagtcAAAAACGTCATATATGTTtctaaaaacgaaaataattaattcagaatTTATGAGCAAATTACAGTgtcacaaaattaaattaacttaaatatttagaagtatataaaataaattaactagATTTTTCTTAACCATCTTTGTTGTCTGATAAACATTAtcgcgggtttttttttttttttttggtgcaataatatttataacacaGATGGCGGTAGAAATCAAAGAAACTACATATTATGACTGTATTAATCTCAAGCAACACAAGATGGCACCACTTGTTAATGACAatcttcattaattattttctcgcaaaGATCTGTACTGTCACTTGAGCTCATTAACAAAACAAACTCGATACATTacaattattcatattttactCGCACACATTTATATCATATATCTAATtgacatagaaaaaaaaagaagtcgtACTTAcgttttaatgtaatttattttcaattcaaaattaaattagaaaatctaAAGCAGCTAAtagcatttcttttttttatttttttatgttttttttttgtttacgaAGAAGTGATTTAGAGAACTCTTTGATGTGGCTAATTGTAGACATATTGTATCTACATTGGTGACCCACTATGCGGAATAGACGTAGTTTGCCATCGagtcataattattttatccagGCGTGTAGACGGTTCGCGGGCCGATCTCTGCACTTCAAAGTCGGAATAAGAAAAAGCGCGGAAGGATATATTTGCGTCCAGGCGGGGCCATTACTTACGTTGGCATAGGACCAACAATAACAGTGGCCGGACTTTTAAAAGCTAGAGATGCGGGACTTCCTCGTATCTCAAACATCCCTGTACTGTCGCAGTTGTAGGTCGGTGCAGACACGGTCTGCAATCTTTATCCATTTCTATCCACACGCCTGTCAGATATTCGATAAATCCAGTGACGAATCTTCGAGGCACAGCTTCACGCTACGCCTGCAATGTACACGCTGTATGAgggagggaaataaaaaatggggGGGTGACGTGCAAGAGGAAAAACGCGCGATAGAAAACTTATTTACCCTGCTCGTGTTTCCAGCAAACTTTCTCCACTTTAGTCTCGTATTACATTTTGGTTTGGAAGGgcttatttttaacattgtcAATATTACTTCAAAATCACTGCGGGATCGAATGGCATAATTCAATCGCTTCGGCAATGTAAATTAGGTCAGTGATGATGACTTTTAatggtaaaattaaaaaattgtcatgattttgataatttatttatttttttgtcggTATGGGtggtttgatttaattacgaaaatcaCAAACGATACACTATGGTTACTAATTTGGGCGACCGATTCGTTCAAtgtttactttataatttttttacgtcatCACATGTTTCATATTTCAAGTATAACGTTAAGTCGGTGGGATTAATTCAAAATAAGTGCATACAATATGCAgtgaaaatttacaaacaaattttttttacaattttattaattttattagaaacattatttttataacaattttttaattactttttaaaaataaaaattaagaaaagttctAACATCTAACTGTAaaagtgcaataaaaaaaaagaaatcaattaaTCGAAGTAATAAAAGACACGATGACTTTGCGCTGGTTTTAAAAGCATTCTGCGATTCTAGGACAAGAGTTATGACGTGCAGACGAGCATACGCGAAGTCATCTATCGCGGTCTACGTATTCCTGCTTAACTAATACTCTTCTCACACGCATCAATTAATAATCATGCACGTGTAAAAATCAGCGCCGGAATATAGATAACTCTTTCGCGATACCTACTTTTGATTTCGGTCGCGACGTCTTGGCGCATCCGCGACGCAACGTTAACGCTGACAAATATCCGCGAAAGTTTATCCGTAATCGACCGGAAATGCGAGAACTGTCCTAGATTTTGCGGCATAACTTTCCCAGGGAcaggaaatataatttcgtaacCGACCGCTTCGATGCACGATATTGGCTCATTactagaaatatatttaaattaaaaatgataattatcgTCGCTTCGCACGCCTCGTGCGCAACACTCGCGCGTAATCCGCGGTATCGAAACGAAACCAGTTTATgatttttatgcaattttaatttgtacatattttagATTATGAGGTATTTTTCACAGGTTTATTTTATACCCTTGTAACTCGTCTTGTAAAACGTTTTACGATTACGCGCTCTAACGTTAAACGAGGTTAATGGCTAAACCGTTGAATTATGCTCGCTGTCATTCATTATATCTGTCCCGTCGACATTTTCCTTTGCACGGCATAATCGGGGTCGCTTTACGAGCTTTGTTGTCGCTCCTTCTAGCCGTCGGCGCGCACTCGTCTCGCGTGcagatagaaaaattttcgttCAGTTAGAAATGAACGACGTGCAGCGGATCCTCAGCCGTGGAAGCGCCACGTGTGGAGAGATCAGTGTTGCATGTGCGTGACCCAATATGGAGAAATTGagtctctatctctctctctctctctctttccattGTACCACCTACGTGTTATTCATCGACCGTTCAAGTGGCAATGCTAAGATTGATTG
Coding sequences:
- the LOC139103748 gene encoding uncharacterized protein, yielding MGVSRTWCIILVVIAACTCGARTECGETVQISFLTSVHDDPSCTKLSTKNVMLYEAAKLFAGIQNNKTDGFKIEITILDTCGSVTGALKAVMKALVWAGVNCLHPPHYLGIIGPDTITNVEAIHKVTSMLKVPHIIKKPSTSPYLHTLTEESNSLLVQGILKMIEILDWKSFTLIANSDAENDDDIQNVAKKLTISAITNNLCVIIHDDDNDDNNNDKKDYSSHIVYIGKPEEKFFNEAKNSAILIVSEGNLRDYLNRINSTNTILLLEDSRNVIDNLEWRVKNSQWWAPENHFERYDAKELKQVRWLENAIDIYVRALKALCKNKKCKNQINPSDWDHMVSNVLKTHNAESEAAPKFLDLFIKKKSGNLKRLGGIIARQNRTQVYWGESIPNEKEDITDEAEKSHRAPEGNDNVSYMFRELLKGENESRSGCATAVKEIKTLDEKVSETKEILVSGMDDNEEWWTTVFTVSGVGIAMFLVGILAIYLIYANIREPRGTKNKNYLNRDTSLRRMGSDRELPTTITTRNQRALRSPQRRDSERSTVSEKSV